ggggggttggggacacagggatgtcACCCACCTGGGGGCTGGGCTCCACCGTGATGCCCCAGTCGATGTCCTCGCCCtgcggcggctccgcggggaAATCGCCCCAGTCAATCTGCGggcaaaaccccaaaccctgagGCACGGCCCGACCCCAGACCCGCCCGGCAGAGCCGGCCGGGGTCCCCCGCGtcccccgcgccccccggccGGCACCCACCGTGTCCTCCCGGGGCGGCTCCGGTGCCCGCGGCGGCTCGGGCCGCTCCaggcgccgcggctcccgcccgGTGCGCCACCGGAACACCGAGGAGTTCCCGTTGGCCACGGCGTGCtgcagcagcggcagcgcctcggccccggggctgcgggacacgggacagcggcggggacatggagggggacagcggcggggacacggggacagcggtggggacatggggacagcggcagggacatggggacagcggtggggacatggggacagcggcggggacatggggacagcggtggagacatggggacagcagtggagacatggggacagcggcggggacatggggacagcggcagggacatggggacagcagtggagacatggggacagcagtggagacatggggacagcggcagggacatggggacagcagtggagacatggggacagcagtggagacatggggacagcggtggggacatggggacagcggtggggacatggggacagcagtggagacatggggacagcggtggggacatggggacagcggcggggacatggagggggacagcggtggggacatggggacagcagtggagacatggggacagcggcggggacatggggacagcggtggagacatggggacagcggcggggacatggagggggacagcagcggggacatggggacagcggtggggacatggggacagcggcggggacatggggacagtggtggggacacggggacagcggcggggacatggggacagtggtggggacacggggacagcggtggggacatggagggggacagcggcggggacatggggacagcggcggggacatggggacagcagcggggacatggggacagcggtggagacatggggacattggggatggggacaccggggatggggacaccggggatggggacaccggggatggggacacctcAGCATCCgcagtgccaggggctgggagggcccaggagctgttctggggctgcctggggagctggggcggtTCTAGGGCAGctgagggatgtctgggggCTGTTTAGGGGGGCAGGgtctgttttggggtggtttggggctgttttggggctgatctggggctgttttggggtgtcaGGGctgatttggggtggtttgggggctgttttggggctgatctggggctgttttggggtgccagggctgatttggggtggttttggggctgttttggggctgATTTGGGGTGCCAGGTctgatttggggtggttttggggctgttttgggactgatttggggctgttttggggtgccagggctgatttggggtggtttgggggctgttttggggctgatttggggctgttttggggtgccagggctcATTTGGGGCTGACtttggggtgccagggctgtccccacctgtcacACACGAAGGCCACGCAGGCCTGGTACAGCTCGATGGCGTCCCCGAGGGCGCTGGCGCCGTCCCCGACGCGGGACAGCAGCGACGGCAGCGCCTGCGcctgagccagcagctcctggcgcACGTCctcaccctggggacaccaaggggacacttggggacaccctggggacaccaaggggacacttggggacaccctggggacaccaaggggacaccacagggacacttggggacaccctggggacaagggacagcacttggggacacttggggacacgcTGGGGACATAGGAGAccacctggggacactgtggggacacccGTTTTAGGGTCTGTTTGGGGTTATCCCAGAGCCCATCTGGCGCTATTTCTGCCTCATTTGGGGCTATTCCAGGCCTGTTCCGGGCTCTGTTCAGGGCTATTCCCGGTCTGTGTTCGGGGCCATTCCCGGTCTGTGTTCAGGGCCATTCCCGGTCTGTGTTCAGGGCCATTCCCAGTCTGTGTTCGGGGCTATTCCCAGTCTGTGTTCGGTGCCATTCCCGGTCTGTGTTCGGGGCTATTCCCGGGCTGTTCAGGGCCATTCCCGGTCTGTGTTCGGGGCTATTCCCGGGCTGTTCAGGGCCATTCCCGGTCTGTGTTCGGGGCCATTCCCGGGCTCCGTTCAGGGCTATTCCAGGCCTGTTTTGGGCTCTGTTTGGGGCCATTCCCGGTCTGTGTTTGGGGCTATTCCCGGTCTGTGTTTGGGGCTATTCCCGGTCTGTGTTCGGTGCCATTCCCGGGCTCTGTTCGGGGCCATTCCCGGTCTGTGTTTGGGGCTATTCCCGGGCTGTTCAGGGCTATTCCCAGTCTGTGTTCGGTGCCATTCCCAGTCTGTGTTTGGGGCTATTCCCGGGCTGTTCAGGGCCATTCCCGGTCTGTGTTCGGGGCCATTCCCGGTCTGTGTTCGTGTCCATTCCCGGCCCGCCCCAGCTCCGCCCGGGGCTCCCCGCGGGCACTCACGGCGATGCCGTACTGGCGGCAGGAGCCCAGGAAGCGCTCGCGGAGCTCGCCCGCCCGCAGCTGGCACTCGTCCTCGCGCCGCGCCAGCTCCTGCTGCGCCTGCTGCCaccggccccgctgccgccgcaGCGCCGGCAGCTCGTAGCTGACGCTGCGCTCCAGCAGGCTCGAGAGCTCGGCTGGGGGCACGGCGGGGTCACCCCGAGGGGCTCGGGGCGTCCCCGACATCCCAGGGGGCTCGGGCTGGGATCGGGCGTTCCCATAAACCCTGTGCCTTAAATCCTATCCCGGTTTGGGGCTGAATTCCCCTTTAAATCCCGTCCCGGTCTGGGGGCTGAATTCCCCTTTAAATCCCGTCCCGGTTTGGGGGCTGGATTCCACCCGCCCAGGGGGGACACGTCGgtgaattcccatttttcccattcttcccatttttcccattatcccattcccattattcccattattcccattattcccaaTGTTCCCACTtctattcccattattcccattcccattcttcccatttttcccaatgtTCCCACTTCCATTCCCATtcttcccattcccactccctttattcccattcccactaTCCCATTcatcccattattcccattcccattattTCCATTATCCCATTTCCATTCTTCCCGTTCCCATTCTTCCCATGATTCCTgttcttcccctttttcccgttattcccatttttctcacttttcctgttattcccattttccccccttacCCAGGTAGGCGTTGTCCTTCTCATAGAGGGACACGATCTCCTGCCAGTCCTGGGGACAGACACcggggtcagcagcagcaggaggaggaggaggaggatggggaggaagagaacgaggaggaagaggaggaagaggaggaagaggaggaaggaaaggaggaagcagaagaggaggaagaggaggatggaaaggaggaagaggaggagaaagagggggatgaagaggaagaggaggatgaggaagatgagaaggatgaggaggaaCAGCAgtaagaagaggaggaggaagaagaggaggaagaggaggaagaggaggacgaggagaatgaagagaaagatgaggatgaggagaaagaggaagaaacgGAGGATGGAggtggaagaggaggaaggagaggaggaggatggaggaggatgaggaggaagaggaggaggaggaagaggagggcgCTCCCACCTTCATCCTCTGGGACGAGTAGCGCCCGAAGAGGTTCTTGGTGGAGGCCTCGGTGCCCTTGAGGATCTCCACGATGCGCAGGCAGTGGAAGTAGTGCAGGTCTGGGGGAGCAGCGGGGTCAGGGGGCTTTGGGGGACCCTGGGGGGCTTCGGGGGTCCCCGGGGGCTTTGGGGGTTccctggggggctgggggacgctggggggctttgggagattcctggggggctttggggatgcctgggggctttgggggatcCCCAGGAGGTTTTAGGGCATCTCCAGGAATTTTGAGGGATCCCCAGGAGGTTTTTGGGGATCCccaggaggttttggggggttcttgagctgccaccaccaccccaAAGCCCGGCTCTCGGCAGGGGGGGAaccatccccaaaccccaaaccccagacccccaaatcccaaaccccaaacctcaaAGCCCAATtccagaccccaaaccccccaaaccccaaatccccaaatatGAAATGCCAGTTCCCAGTTCCCAAAGCCCACACCCCacatcccaaatatcccaaactCCACACCCCAAACTCCAAATATCCCAAACCCCAgaccccaattcccaaaccccaaatatcCCAACCCACAAATCTCAagtatcccaaatcccaaaccccaaacatcccaaaccccagaccccaaaccccaaatatcccaaccccaaatctcAAATATCCcgaatcccaaaccccaaacatcCCAAACTCcagaccccagaccccaaatatcccaaaccccaaacatcCCAGACCCCAGACCCCGTTGCCGTTGCCGCACTGACAGGAGCCCTGGAGCAGCGCTCGGATCTCGGGGTGCTCGGGCATGTCCTGCAGCGCCGCCCGGATCCGCTCCCGCACCTGCGCCACCTGCGCGGGCCAGCGCCGCCCGCAGTGCCGCCGGTCCAGCAGCCAGTCTGCgcgggggacggggacagcgCCGCGTCACCCCCGGGGACAGCGCCGCGTCAccccggggacggggacagcgCCGTGTCACCCCCGGGGACAGCGCCGCGTCAccccggggacggggacagcgCCGTGTCACCCCGGGGACAGCCGGCTCTGGGGACAGCCCAGTTTTGGGGACAGCCCTGAGCTATGGGGACAGGCCCGTGTCACCGCGGGGACAGCCCGCGTACGGGGACAGCCCGGGTACGGGGACACGGGGCACAAACAGCGGGAGGAATTCCCGAATGCTGTCCCAACCCCTGGCATGGATCCCAACTctgccccagggcaggaggaaaAACGCGGGAATTGGGCTGGGAAATCGGGATAAATTCCCGGTTCCTCCCCAGTCcggagggaaaagggggaattggGCTGGGAAATCGGGATAAATTCCCGGTTCCTCCCCAGTCcggagggaaaagggggaattggGCTGGGAAATCGGGATAAATTCCCGGTTCCTCCCCAGTCcggagggaaaagggggaattggGCTGGGAAATCGGGATAAATTCCCGGCTCCTCCCCAGTCCGGAGGGAACGCGGAGCCGGGAGAGGCCGGAGCCGGGATGCGTTCCCGTACCCAGCAGCTTGCTGGTCTGGATGTCGATGGGAACGTCCCGGTAGTCCTGGGGAGCGACCTgcgggggcacagggcaggagcggggctgcgggaaccggcaccgggagcggcgccgggagcggggcgggggtcGGGACCCTCCGCTCCAGCGCCAgccccgggctgtccccgctGCCCTGGGCCCGGACCCGCTCCCGGCCCTTCCCCGGTCCCGACCCCGaccccgatcccgatcccgttcccttccccgctcccgctcccgttcccggttcccgttcccgttcccgatcccgatccttTCCCCGTTCCCACTCCCGCTCCCGGTCCtttccccgttcccgttcccggtcctttccccgttcccgttcccggtcccggtcctttccccgttcccgttcccgttcccggtccCGATCCTTTCCCCGCTCCCGTTCCCGGTCCTTTCCCCGTTCCCACTCCCGGTCCCGGTCCtttccccgttcccgttcccgttcccgatcctttccccgttcccgttcccggtccTTTCCCCGTTCCCGGTCCCGGTCCTTTCCCCGCTCCCGTTCCCGGTCCTTTCCCCGTTCCCGGTCCCGGTCCTTTCTCCGCTCCCGGTCCCGATCCtttccccgttcccgttcccggtcccggtcctttccccgttcccgttcccggtccTTTCCCCGTTCCCACTCCCGGTCCCGGTCCtttccccgttcccgttcccggtccTTTCCCCGTTCCCGGTCCCGGTCCTTTCCCcgctcccggtcccggtccTTTCCCCGTTCCCACTCCCGGTCCCGGTCCTTTCCCCGTTCCCGGTCCCGGTCCTTTCCCCGTTCCCGGTCCTTTCCCCGTTCCCGGTCCCGGTCCTTTCCCCGTTCCCGGTCCtttccccgttcccgttcccggtccTTTCCCcgctcccggtcccggtcctttccccgttcccgttcccggtccGCACCTGCATCTTTCCCGTCACCGCCCCTCCACTTCCGCCCTCCCCGCCCCAGCCAATCGCCTGCCTCAGCGCCCGCGCCTCGACCAATCACAACGCGCTCCGCCCAAAGGTCCCCGCTCTCGCCAATCAGAAGGCGGCAGCTCGGAAGCAGCGCCACGTCCCTGTGCTTCGATTGgctggaggggaaaggggcggggacGGTCCGGACCAATCGGAGAGGGCGGTGGGAGTTTAGGggtcccgatcccgatcctgatAGCGATCCCCATCCCGGTCCCGGTTCCAAACCTGGCATcaatcccggtcccggtcccggtcccgatcccggtGTAAATCCcaatcccggtcccggtcccgatcccgatcccgatcccgatcccgatcccggtgtaaatcccaatcccagtcccggtcccgatcccgatcccggtgTAAATCCcaatcccggtcccggtcccgatcccgatcccgatgTAAATCCCAatcccggtgccggtcccgatcccgttcccggtgtaaatcccaatcccagtcccggtcccaatcccagtcccaaacCTGGTCCCAGTCCCGATCCCAATTCCAGCCCTAAAGCCAGTGCCGGTTCCAAACCTGGCACCAATCCCGGTCCCAGGTACTCCAGATCCCCGGGATCCCCCCCAGCCGTCCCGCAGGGATGCCCAGCAGGCTCCCGAGcagatcccaatcccaatccctgCACGGATCCTCACTTGTCCCCCCAGATCCCTCAGGGatccccagcaccccccagagCAGATCCCGGATCCGTCGTGGACTTCTGGGAGAGCCAGAATTCCCTTGGGAAGCCCCGAGACCCCAGAGGGAATCCCAGTTTGCTTGGGCATCCCtggagagaggggctggggcagatcCCAGATCCCTCAGAGACCCCCAGGTGCTCCCAGAGAGGATCCCAGATCCCTTGGGAACCGCTGGGGGCCCCAGAACAGAGCCAGAatccccccgggacccctcaCAGCCGCCCCAAAGGAACCCCATTCCCtcggggacattgggagggGCCCTGGAGCAGATCCCAGATCCCTTGGAATCCCCAGGAGGCTCCCGAGCAGATCCCAGATCCCTCCGGGCCCGACAATCCCCCCCAGAGCCGGGATCCCTGGGGAGCCGCTGGGATCATCCCCCCGGATCCGCTCGGGGCAGCAGCTCCGGCCCCGGGGGGTcccgcggtgtccccgtgtcccggcggggccggggggtgACCACTGCGGACACGGTGCCGGTGACGCGGCGGGGACAGCGCGAGCCGATCCCAGCGGGAGCCGCGGCTCCCCCGCTCCCGGTGCCCGACCCTCGTGCCCCCCGGGGATCTGCCCGGGCCACCGAGCCGCCGCCACCGGGCCTCGAGACCACCGTGCCCCGAGCGCTGCCACGGCCGGCCCGTGGC
This genomic window from Anomalospiza imberbis isolate Cuckoo-Finch-1a 21T00152 chromosome 22, ASM3175350v1, whole genome shotgun sequence contains:
- the CDK5RAP3 gene encoding CDK5 regulatory subunit-associated protein 3 isoform X2, with amino-acid sequence MQVAPQDYRDVPIDIQTSKLLDWLLDRRHCGRRWPAQVAQVRERIRAALQDMPEHPEIRALLQGSYLHYFHCLRIVEILKGTEASTKNLFGRYSSQRMKDWQEIVSLYEKDNAYLAELSSLLERSVSYELPALRRQRGRWQQAQQELARREDECQLRAGELRERFLGSCRQYGIAGEDVRQELLAQAQALPSLLSRVGDGASALGDAIELYQACVAFVCDSPGAEALPLLQHAVANGNSSVFRWRTGREPRRLERPEPPRAPEPPREDTIDWGDFPAEPPQGEDIDWGITVEPSPQGDDGIDWGDAGGQEGTITVVEAGTEAPEDVARGSDALTLLENPETRNQFIDELMELELFLAQRLLELEDEADVVAMSQLQLAPAVLQGQSRERVQAQLATTRELLAQLCSRSVQHLCMILASPRYVERVAALLRQQLLQAELLLAKRAALGQRRRQALAEQAALEPKLQRLQERTKELQELIEADISKRYGGRPVNLMGVNL
- the CDK5RAP3 gene encoding CDK5 regulatory subunit-associated protein 3 isoform X1, with product MQVAPQDYRDVPIDIQTSKLLDWLLDRRHCGRRWPAQVAQVRERIRAALQDMPEHPEIRALLQGSYLHYFHCLRIVEILKGTEASTKNLFGRYSSQRMKDWQEIVSLYEKDNAYLAELSSLLERSVSYELPALRRQRGRWQQAQQELARREDECQLRAGELRERFLGSCRQYGIAGEDVRQELLAQAQALPSLLSRVGDGASALGDAIELYQACVAFVCDSPGAEALPLLQHAVANGNSSVFRWRTGREPRRLERPEPPRAPEPPREDTIDWGDFPAEPPQGEDIDWGITVEPSPQGDDGIDWGDGEKGTITAEPSPQGDDGIDWGDAGGQEGTITVVEAGTEAPEDVARGSDALTLLENPETRNQFIDELMELELFLAQRLLELEDEADVVAMSQLQLAPAVLQGQSRERVQAQLATTRELLAQLCSRSVQHLCMILASPRYVERVAALLRQQLLQAELLLAKRAALGQRRRQALAEQAALEPKLQRLQERTKELQELIEADISKRYGGRPVNLMGVNL